The genome window ATCGATTTCGGCCTGCGGGATAAAGAATATCACGCGAGGGTCGGTGGGCAATACTTTCTGATTTACATTGGTTGTAGGCGTATTGTTCAAAGAATGTGTTCCTGGATAATTTCTTTCCATTGGCAGATTATTACGGAACAGATCATAAGAGCGGTGTCCTTCAAATGCCAATTCAAGCATTCGCTCCTCCATGACTACATCCAGGGCCTTTTTCGTTCCCAGATTGGCAACGGTGTAAAGTTTATCACCCGTCAGACCTGCACGCTGGCGGATCAAATTTACATCTTCCAGTGCCAGGGCAGTTTTTCCCAGTTTCGCATTGGCTTCGGCCCGGATCAGGTGCATTTCTGCAAGACGCAGATACACGGGTGAGCTCAGGTTGATGACGCCTTCCTGCATGGAGTATTTGTTAACATAATACATCGGCGTTGAGGGCGACAGCTTGACATTATACTGCAGAGCCCCATTGATCGTATATGGCGAGACAAAATTGTTTCTGAGGTCACCCGGATTTTTGGAAAGAAAGTCAACATACTTTTTTGAGGCATAAATCTCTGCCCAGCCACTTACGCCTTGTCCCTGCGGCGTGCCGGATGCATCGGCGCTAAAATACATGGATCCAATCGCCGAGAATGCTCTATCCTGCACTTTTGTGTGGCGAATAGCAAAGATGGTTTCGGGATTACTGGCAGGGGCCGTTTTAAAATAGCTGCTGTACTCTCCGCCCTGAACCAGCTTGTAGCGTCCCGATTTGATAACCAGATCAGCATATTTGATTGCATTATCATTCTCACCTTTGTACAGATATACACGTGAAAGCAGCGCCTGAGCAACTTCTTTTGATGCAAATGAATTTGACTTATTTTCAGACATCAGATCCGCTGCCTTGAGCAGATCCTGAATGACGGATTCGTAAACGTCTTTTACTGAGCTGCGGGTGATTTTGTTGATCTGATCGTCGCTTAATCCGTCCAAAAGCAGTGGAACGCCTGGGTTATTGCCGTTTTCCTGAGGATACGGCCGACCAAAAACACGCACCAGATTGAAATGCATCATCGCTCTCAGGTAAAGGTTCTCACCTTTGAGCTGGCGCAGTGTAATGGAGGACTCATCGGGAACGTATGCAATAATCTTGTTGGCTGCCGCAATCACCTTGTAAGCCTGGCCCCAGAAATTAGTGGCATGACCCGAAGTATTGATATGCGTGTAACGATATGCCCGCGTAAGGTCATCGCCTGATGACTGTCCCTGTGCAACTTCGTCACTGGGATATTCCATCAAAAAATGCACGCTGCGCACATAAGCTGCATTCAATAATACAGCGTAAGTGCCGATGGTTGCCGTCTCAACATCTCCCGCATTGGTTAGTGCCGATTCTTCGTCAATGGAAGTTGTGGGTTCGTAATATTTCTCACAGGACACCGTACCCAGTGTCAGCGACCCCATTAATAGGAATTTAAATATTGAATATTGTCTCATATAATATTAGAATGAAAAGTTGATCCCTATAAGATATTTTTTGCTGATTGGATATCTTAAACTCGATAGTCCGGAGCTTAAATCAACCTGTGATAAGGAAACTTCCGGATCCGGGCCTGAAAACTTGGTTGCCGTCCATAAATTATCACCGCTTACAAAAACAGAAACCCGCGAAAAGCCGCTTCTTCCTAGAACATTGTCAGGAAGCGAGTAACCCACGCGAACGTTTCTCAGCCGGACGTAACTACCATCTTCCAGGTAACGCGAAGAAGACTGATTGGAATCTTTGTTACCTCCCACAATTGCTTTGGGGTGCGTCGCTACGTCACCCGGCTTTTGCCAGCGGTTCCAATCTTTGGCAGGCACCATTTGGTTGTAGGCCTCATAGAAACCATCATTGTCGAAATAAACACGGCTTTCATTATATACCCAGTTTCCGTAAACAAAGTTAAAGAATGCAGAAAAGGTAATGTTCTTGTAGGTCAATGTATTGGAAAGGCCACCCGTGAACTTGGGAGCAGCCGTTTTTCCTGTAAACTGACGTGAATCGGCCGTTTGCGCCTGGTTATAAGTGCTCGTTAGTTCTTTGGTAAGATTACCATTAGCATCCTTTACAATTCTCTCCCATTGCGGATCGCCGTTTTCCGGATTTACACCCGCCCAGATCGGCATGTTGTACTCATCCATATTATGCCCGACAGCGATAGGCTGGCGTGCGCCGGAGTTGAATACGGTAGAACCATCGCTCAGTTCGAGAACCTTGTTGCGGTTGAAGGCCATGTTCAGGTTAGTTTCCCAATTAAAACCATTGCGTTTAATGTTGGTAGATGTCAGACTGAACTCGATACCCTTATTGCGGATAGAGCCTGCATTTACCCAAACGTAGCCGTAACCCGTCGTTGCTGCCAGCGGTTTGCGGTATAGCAGCTCGCTGGCCTCTTTAACATAGGCGTCCACAACCAGGTCAATGCGATTGAAAAAACTCAGGTCAAATCCGATGTTTGAAGATTTGATCTTCTCCCAGGTAAGGTCCGGGTTTCCTTTTTGCGAAGGAGCTGCGCCGGGAAGTCCCGAGTAAGATGCATCGGCAGAAATGGTATACAATCCCAATGAAGCGAAATTGCTTAGACCGTCTGCATTACCAACCGTTCCATTACTCGCACGAAGTTTTGCAAAAGTCAGGGTTTTGTTGTTTTTCAAAAACTCCTCATTACTCAGAATCCAGGATGCTCCTAGCTGATAGAAATTGGCCGTAGAGTTGTTTTTTCCAAACAAAGAAGAAAATTCGTTTACAAAAGATCCGATCAGAAAATACTTGTTGTCGTAGTTATAATCGGCTTGTCCCAGAAATTTACGGAAACCTACCTGCTCATTGAGCCCGGTAGGATTGGTCAGGATATCCGTAGCCACAGACATTACGTCACGGCCGGGAGGCAAGCCTTTTCCTGCCGCGCTGGTGCTGCTCGAATAAGTCGTTTCCGCTTCGGCAACGCCAAGAAGCGTAAGTCCGTGCTTGCCGAAATCTTCGGAATAGCGTATACGGTTCGAGGTAAGCAAGCGGTTGGAATAGCTTGTTCCGTTATAGAGCTCACCACCGTTGGCCCCGCCCTGTTTGGTGCGTTTGTCATTATAGCTCGCACTCAGGCCATTTCCAAAGTTGATCCGGTTATAGGATGACAATGTGATTTTATCTGTTAGCTCGTAGTCCAGGTCCACATCGGTTGTAACATTCAGGCTTTGGGCCTTCGCATAGTTATACTGAACGGAATGCAGGAAATTTTCACGCTCGCGTCCCAGCCATCCGGGGTAGCTTCTGCCGTCTGTGGGTTGGCCCTCACCATCATATGCTGGGTCGAATGGAAGGTTGTTATAGGCATCGTATAAAGTATTGCTGTTTGCATAGTTATCCTTGTTGAAGACGCCATTGAACAGCACTTTGGCAGTCAATTTTTTCGTCAGCTGCGATTGCAGGTTTGCGCGGAAGTTGTAGCCCGTCTTATCATTTTCGATCTGCGTTCCCTGCTCCTTATAATAGTTGGCAGAAATGTAAAAAGTGGTTTTCTCACTTCCACCGGAGGCAGAGACGGTGTGGTTATTGACAAATCCTGTCCTGAAAGCCTCATCCCACCAGTTTGTATTGGTTTGCAGCACCGATGCATCCCGCGGGTAAAAAGTGCTTTGGAAATCATACAACTGCTGGGAATTCATCAGGCGGAAATTTCCGGTCGTAGCCTGGGCAAATCCCATGGTATTGGCAAAACTGATTTGGGTTTTACCTGCTTTCCCCATTTTTGTATTGACAATGATAACACCATTGGCTGCGCGCGAACCATAGAGTCCTGTTGCAGCAACATCTTTTAAGACCGTAATGTTTTCAACATCGACAGGATTGTAACTGCCGCCAATGTTTCCGTCAACGACGATTAACGGGGATGTTCCCGCAGAAATAGTGCCTGCTCCGCGGATCAATATACGTCCTGCGCTGGTAGGATCACCCGACGCGCTCGAAACCACAACGCCCGGCGCCTTACCCTGAAGCAGGTTGGGAAGCTCGTTGGATGTGACATCTCTGAGTTTTTCGTTATTAATCGTTGTAACGGAACTTGACAGGTATTTCATCTTTTTGGCTGAATATCCCACCACTACAACCTGGTCCAGCTCCTGGATGGAAGAGCTCAGTGAGATGTCAAACACTGTTTTCTGACCTAATTCAGCCTCAACGGGTGCGTAACCGATGTAGCTGAATATTAGCGTTGCATTGGCAACCAGATTTTCGGGGATGCTCATCGAAAAATCCCCGTTCATATCGGTCGCAGCACCGATAGCATTGTTGTTCTTAAGGGTAATGGTTACCCCCACAAGGGGCTCTCCCTTTTCATCTTTTACTTTACCCGTTACGGTCCGGTCCAGGCTGCCTACCTGCGAAGTGGGGTAGGCGATCAGCGACAAAGCGCTGCCTTGTTGCGGGGCAAAAAGTGATATCCCGATCATCATTGCAAGGGGATAGCGCAGTGACTTTTTACTGGGTAACCACAAGGATTTTTTTTGTTTGGGCTTAGGTTTTGTCATAGTAGTAAATTTTGTTTACCCGGCAAAGTAACCCAAATTTTACTACCCATCAATACTGTGTATTGAGAAATAGTGCAATTTTTATGTATTAATTCTTAGATTTTACAATAGATCTTTTTGTATTCAGCTCTCATACATTATAGTATCTACTGGTCAGGTGTTTTCGTTCACGCAAATTATGTGCTCGATAACGCAAGAATTCCCGATTTTAAGCAGGCATAGATTGAGCCAAAAAATTATCAAAAGCTGTGGAAGGAGAAACTTGGAATAAGCATATGTGCCCAAACCAAGTGAAATAAGATAGCTATTCTGTGAATCAACGGTAATTTACATCACCACCCCATTCTTCGGCAAAATCTTCTCCGGGATTTTGCTTGCCCCGATCAGCTCTAAGAGATTAATCTCGATTGTTCGCGAAAGTGAGGTCATGGGAATGTCGTTTGGCCCGTTTTCGAATGGATTCTGCATGACGTAGGCGATCCATTCCATATAAAGAAAGAGAAACGAGATAATGAATGTGATCGGAATAGCGATCCGGCCGATGCTTTCGACAAGACCCATGGGCAGGATCAACGTAAATATGAAGATAACCAGCACGACAAAAAAGCTGTATTGCGTTGGGAAAATGGTGTTCTTTATCCGCTCGCACTTTCCCATGGCATCGCATAAGCGTTGCAGGGTCTGGTCAATGTTCTGATAAAGCAGGGTCTCGATCTTGCCATCCTGGTGCAGCTCGGAGAATTTGAACTGTATCAGATTTAAAATTGCGTTGGGAATATTGTTCTGGTTGGCTGCGTAATCATGCTCGGAGGCCGTCAAATGCAGATCGGCATAAACCAAAACCGGCTCTTTGCG of Dyadobacter chenhuakuii contains these proteins:
- a CDS encoding RagB/SusD family nutrient uptake outer membrane protein yields the protein MRQYSIFKFLLMGSLTLGTVSCEKYYEPTTSIDEESALTNAGDVETATIGTYAVLLNAAYVRSVHFLMEYPSDEVAQGQSSGDDLTRAYRYTHINTSGHATNFWGQAYKVIAAANKIIAYVPDESSITLRQLKGENLYLRAMMHFNLVRVFGRPYPQENGNNPGVPLLLDGLSDDQINKITRSSVKDVYESVIQDLLKAADLMSENKSNSFASKEVAQALLSRVYLYKGENDNAIKYADLVIKSGRYKLVQGGEYSSYFKTAPASNPETIFAIRHTKVQDRAFSAIGSMYFSADASGTPQGQGVSGWAEIYASKKYVDFLSKNPGDLRNNFVSPYTINGALQYNVKLSPSTPMYYVNKYSMQEGVINLSSPVYLRLAEMHLIRAEANAKLGKTALALEDVNLIRQRAGLTGDKLYTVANLGTKKALDVVMEERMLELAFEGHRSYDLFRNNLPMERNYPGTHSLNNTPTTNVNQKVLPTDPRVIFFIPQAEIDRNAKLTQNP
- a CDS encoding SusC/RagA family TonB-linked outer membrane protein; protein product: MTKPKPKQKKSLWLPSKKSLRYPLAMMIGISLFAPQQGSALSLIAYPTSQVGSLDRTVTGKVKDEKGEPLVGVTITLKNNNAIGAATDMNGDFSMSIPENLVANATLIFSYIGYAPVEAELGQKTVFDISLSSSIQELDQVVVVGYSAKKMKYLSSSVTTINNEKLRDVTSNELPNLLQGKAPGVVVSSASGDPTSAGRILIRGAGTISAGTSPLIVVDGNIGGSYNPVDVENITVLKDVAATGLYGSRAANGVIIVNTKMGKAGKTQISFANTMGFAQATTGNFRLMNSQQLYDFQSTFYPRDASVLQTNTNWWDEAFRTGFVNNHTVSASGGSEKTTFYISANYYKEQGTQIENDKTGYNFRANLQSQLTKKLTAKVLFNGVFNKDNYANSNTLYDAYNNLPFDPAYDGEGQPTDGRSYPGWLGRERENFLHSVQYNYAKAQSLNVTTDVDLDYELTDKITLSSYNRINFGNGLSASYNDKRTKQGGANGGELYNGTSYSNRLLTSNRIRYSEDFGKHGLTLLGVAEAETTYSSSTSAAGKGLPPGRDVMSVATDILTNPTGLNEQVGFRKFLGQADYNYDNKYFLIGSFVNEFSSLFGKNNSTANFYQLGASWILSNEEFLKNNKTLTFAKLRASNGTVGNADGLSNFASLGLYTISADASYSGLPGAAPSQKGNPDLTWEKIKSSNIGFDLSFFNRIDLVVDAYVKEASELLYRKPLAATTGYGYVWVNAGSIRNKGIEFSLTSTNIKRNGFNWETNLNMAFNRNKVLELSDGSTVFNSGARQPIAVGHNMDEYNMPIWAGVNPENGDPQWERIVKDANGNLTKELTSTYNQAQTADSRQFTGKTAAPKFTGGLSNTLTYKNITFSAFFNFVYGNWVYNESRVYFDNDGFYEAYNQMVPAKDWNRWQKPGDVATHPKAIVGGNKDSNQSSSRYLEDGSYVRLRNVRVGYSLPDNVLGRSGFSRVSVFVSGDNLWTATKFSGPDPEVSLSQVDLSSGLSSLRYPISKKYLIGINFSF
- a CDS encoding bestrophin family protein; the protein is MYVKQVFSIWRLLKGIWHGLLAVTAYATLVFYLFSYQNWHFLSFPISIITILGTAISLLLGFRTNSAYDRWWEGRKVWGEIVNDSRTLIRQSITFIKANKDEKDEVVANITHLQIAWCYALANSLRKEPVLVYADLHLTASEHDYAANQNNIPNAILNLIQFKFSELHQDGKIETLLYQNIDQTLQRLCDAMGKCERIKNTIFPTQYSFFVVLVIFIFTLILPMGLVESIGRIAIPITFIISFLFLYMEWIAYVMQNPFENGPNDIPMTSLSRTIEINLLELIGASKIPEKILPKNGVVM